From the genome of Aquila chrysaetos chrysaetos chromosome 12, bAquChr1.4, whole genome shotgun sequence, one region includes:
- the LMO4 gene encoding LIM domain transcription factor LMO4: MVNPGGSSQPPPVTAGSLSWKRCAGCGGKIADRFLLYAMDSYWHSRCLKCSCCQAQLGDIGTSCYTKSGMILCRNDYIRLFGNSGACSACGQSIPASELVMRAQGNVYHLKCFTCSTCRNRLVPGDRFHYINGSLFCEHDRPTALINGHLNSLQSNPLLPDQKVC; encoded by the exons ATGGTGAACCCCGGCGGCAGCTCGCAGCCGCCCCCGGTGACGGCGGGCTCCCTCTCGTGGAAGAGGTGCGCCGGCTGCGGGGGGAAGATCGCCGACCGCTTCCTGCTCTACGCCATGGACAGCTACTGGCACAGCCGCTGCCTCAAgtgctcctgctgccaggcCCAGCTGGGGGACATCGGCACCTCTTGCTACACCAAGAGCGGCATGATCCTCTGCAGAAACGACTACATCAG GTTATTTGGAAATAGTGGTGCTTGCAGTGCCTGTGGACAGTCCATTCCTGCCAGTGAGCTGGTCATGAGGGCACAGGGCAACGTCTATCATCTTaag tgttttacatGCTCTACCTGCCGGAATCGCCTGGTCCCTGGAGATCGGTTTCACTACATCAATGGCAGTTTATTTTGTGAACATGATAGACCTACAGCTCTCATCAATGGCCATTTGAATTCACTTCAGAGTAATCCACTACTGCCAGACCAGAAG gTCTGCTAA